Below is a genomic region from Indicator indicator isolate 239-I01 chromosome 2, UM_Iind_1.1, whole genome shotgun sequence.
CACTCTGCGCCGCTGATCTTCGGGCAGAGGGGGAGATGAGCGGTCTGGGTGGGACACGGGGCGAGGCctaccctcctgctgcaggaggggggACAGTCACGGGGGGAGCCCCCGGGCAGGGCAGTGGGGTTTCTGTCATGCAGTCGCCCTGGGGATGGCTGGGTCGTCTCGGCCgtctgggtgaggagtggctggtgACACATCTCCCCGTTGGCAGCGGGGCGTGTACTGCCCCCGCCCCGCTGTCCGCGTTGAAGAGTCACCTCCGCCTCCTGGTCTCGCCGGGCCGCGAATTTACCCCTATCAGTCCCTGTCTGGAGGCGACTAAGATCTGGAGTGCAGATGGTGCCTCTACCCACCGAATCGGTTGCCTGTCGGGCTGTgtctcagaaagcagcagcgCTGTGTGGCAGGCGGTGAGCACTCCGTGCTGGAAATTGTTAGCCTCGAGGTGTAATGgtgaggcagggctggcagatgCGAGCAAAGAGAGGCAAAATATTTTGCCGTACTGAAAGTGAAAAGTATTATTCTATTATCTAGTGCTGTTGTTTACACTTGGGATTCTTAGATTTATGCCTGCTTAAGAAAAGTGAttcaataatgaaaaaaaaataaaacgtCTTTTAATTATTCTTCAGGTACACTTTGAATATATATTGGCTTTATGTGATGCCATGAATTCACGCAGAttataaaataatgaaagaCTGATATTGAACAATCGTGAGAGGGTTTTGTTTTACCTGATGTTTTGGCAAACCTGCAAAATGAGACTTCCGCAAATACATGCTGCACATAAGCACTGACAGTAGTCAAAATACTGATGGTTAAACTTTAGCACTTGTATAATGATTGGTAAATCAAGTCTTGGCTTGTAAACGTAGTAACATTTTTAAAGTTAAGTATCTTAGAATTTATTACATGCACTAGAATTGTGTTTTCAATCTCCCTCTAGGAGGAAGGAACAAGAGTTTTGTCTTATGGCTGCtccaggaaaggcagcagctttCCGTTTGCCTCCCCTGCCAACTGTTGGAGAGATTATTAAACTCTTTAAACTTAAAGCACAGAAACAACTTTCCCAGAACTTTCTACTGGATTTGCGGCTGACAggttaaatattttattctaaTAATCTTAGCTACTATAAAATATGTATCCCAGCTTTCTTCAGAATCCAGATTCTAGCTAAGGAGATGGTATTTGCGTGATGACATCTGTCTAACAGTAACTCAGTGATAAACTTTTGAagacttcttttaaaaatagtttatcTGAGATTATAAGTAGATTTTATTATCTGTTCCTAGAAAGTGTGTGTCTTTTATAAATAATAGAATAATGTTTAGGTAGAAATCATATTCCTGTGTAAACTATGGGTTATTAATTGAAGGGTGAAAATCCAAGCCTTGGTAGTACTTTCATCATTCCAGTTTCTAAATTAAATTCAAAAATTAGCATTTTTTCAGATTATTATATATCACAGAAAGTGCTGTAACTCATTGTGTAGTTTAATTTACTATATACTGTGTTTAGGAAGGTAGTTTGTCTCAGTTCATCAGAAATGTGCTAGCTTTTTTGAACCAGTTACGTTCTTCTCAGTAATTCAGTTTTCTCCATATTTATGTCAACAATGGGTGACAAAGCTGGCGCTGTTCAGTCAGTGGTGAGTTTCTTTACTGTCCTAATGGTGGTGGCTGGCTTTTGCAGTAATAAATGCAGTTCAGCTTCCTGTAGCTGATGATAATGTTGAAGGTTCAGGCTGATAAAGATTTAGGATATGAACATGAAACTCGGTTCCATTTCCTGAACAACTGGACTCCTACCCTGGAATAAAAACGTCTCCATGCATTTAGTAAAACTTTAAAGTAGAGAAGTCTTCAAATATTTCTTAATCCATACTTAAGAAGTTATGTACTGAGCAGCATAATTTCTCTCAGCATCTCATCATGCTTCCTAAGGATACCTTTGATTCATTTGCGATGTTTTAAATTCTTATTTTAATCCTTATTTTACTCCttaatcttttttcttccctgaataTAATCCCTTTGGGTGTTATATCTGCCCACTTAGGTATAGGTATTCTTTCCTCAcctttcagctgctctgctttctaTAGCTACCGGTTGCTTGTAGtccagcttttgcttttctccagctACTCCCTCATGAAATCATAATCTTTGTGAAGCTTCACTGTatctttttttgcttcttaAATTTCCTTGAAACAGAGGTGCATAATTAAATAGGGAAATAAGGATAAGTAGTGAGACTTCAGGATATTGAACACAACTGCTTACTTGCAGAACAGTACTGCTAGCTTACAGATGAGAATATTCTCTTTATTTGGTTCTGCAATGAGCAGCAATGTGTATTACAGGAATTAAACTGAaaactggtttggttttttttcatagttAAGCATATCTTGTACTATGAAACAAACCTGAATTCTGTGTAGTCTAGCAGGTGTGTAATCATTTAACTAGATGTGTCACTGGGTCTGTTGAAAGATAAGCACGCTTGTGCTTTAACAATAAACAATGAGTTTATCTATGTGAGCTGGGTCTTCTGGAGAATAAAGGCTTAGTATGTGCTTTGTGTCTTGCAGACAAGATAGTGAAACAAGCTGGCGTCCTCAGAAATGCCTACGTTTGCGAAGTGGGCCCTGGTCCAGGAGGAATTACCAGATCCATTCTCAGTGCTGGTGTTGAACAACTCCTTTTAATTGAAAAAGATTCTCGATTTATTCCAGGATTGCAGGTACCAGCTGGAAAGCAATTAGTATAAATGTATGCACAACATGGCATAAGAACGTTTTaagaacacagaaagtttcCAAGTGTCATGTTGAGATCTCAGCATTGAAACAGATTTGCTTCTTTGCCTTCAACAAGCCTTATCATTTGCTTGAGGATGAAAATATGCAGTATAGCAATTAAGTGTgcctgctttctcacaggctcTCCAGGACATGATCTGCAACTGCATTAATGCTGAGGCATGTTTTTTTCAGGTCAAGGTGTTTCAGGTGCATTTCACCATGCAGATGAAATAATAGTTTGAAGGTTCAATGTAATGTCTTTTGGCCTCATGTTTCATTTGAATCCTAATAATTGCGCTTTAAAGTTTATAAAATTGTGAAAGCATAGCTCGAATAAGTACAGTTTAAAGTAGATTAACATCCACACAGAAGAATAATGCAAGAATTTTAGCATacatttttaagaaaaacatACCTATAACAGAATGAATCTGGATTTTGTGATAATGTGTTGTAATaccaattattttttctgttttctcattaAAAGCTCTATCAAAACAAAATTCTCATGAAAGGGTTGagatttgaaaacagaaaatgcctgaaattaaaataacagCTGGGGATTATACTTAAAAATGTCTCTTAAGATAGTTCAAAAATCACTGATGCAAAGCGTATAGCATTTAAGTTTTTTCAGGCTGTGGTCTCTATCAGAAATCTGAAATTTGGGTCCTCTTTACTGCAAAACAAATACAGTGCAGAACATACATGTGCAGAGTAAAGGTTTACACAAGCTGTCAGTTCTGTCTTGCTCTTAAAAAATCGTAACCTTCCTATGCCATATGCCCTATGCTAGGCTGGAAAGATTTATGTGGAGAAAATGGATGTTTTTAGCCAGAGAGTGGATTGAATATAGTATTCTTCCAGGAATGCCATTTCATTTTTCATAGTATGCCCTTTATGTTTTCTGTGTGGCCTTTTGTTGTGTGTGACGAATGAGAGGATCTATGTGATGGTGAATCGCTTAGCTCACATGCCTCATGCACAAATACTGCTGGAACTCTATCAGCTGCACACACTGGGGACAGTTTCAATGGGTTTCTGAGCCTTTGTTTTGAATCAGAAATATACAGCTATGATTTTCTGCTCACAAGTTAAATCCGGTTCTCATTTATGTGAGTGCAATACTCAAAAACCCCACATGAAGaccattattaaaaaaaatgtgttaatCCATTGTTGTGTAGGCAACTCTGCTGTTTTCTGACTTCATTGATCTTAACTTATCTTTCATCCTGTCATAGCATTTGTAACAGCTTCAAAGAAAGATTTGACAAATCATGGCAGATTAGTGAATTTCTATGCCATATAATTGCTAGTGTAATGCTTAAAAGTCCTTTAAGTGGTTTAGAGTTGAGCTTAGATTTATTCTTTTGATTTGGAAGTAATTGCACTTATGTAGGAACATTGAGTTTTTagttaggctttttttttagtGCATTACACACAATGTAGCTATTTTGATGGTTAAAAAGAACTActcaaatttaaaaaatcacaCAAAACATTTTGTGGACAGTGAGAGAAGGTAGCACTTTTCCTTTGGCTCAGAGACTTGTGAAAGCTGTTTATGCACCTGAGCATACAAACATGATTCAGACTGTAAGATGGAGCTAACAATGGTGAGCAATTTATTTCATCAGTTAAGCCACTATCACTTAACTCTGTATGGGTTTGGATTACTGTGCTGAAGCAAAATTTTCctataagcttttttttttgttgttctgacTTGAGTGCTGTGAAGATGACGTTTGATATTTAAAAGCTGACCTTGCTTTTAAATAGCAGGGACGTTTTGTGCCTAGTTTCATACTGTAAGATAAAAGATTAGTGTTGTATTAACACTAAAAAACTAATTTTGATTGTGTAAACTGACATCAGAAATGAAAGAATTGGTTATCAAACCACAGCTGGTGCAGAGTTTGCATTTCAGCCTTTATTAATACTAGATAAGCTCCTGAAGTGGGTTAGATATGTTGACAATAGAGTGGGGTTTGTAACATCTGAAAATAGAGAAATGTGTGagatttttctctgctgctagGTACTTGTATCCTCGTATTTGGAAACTCCTTGGTTTTTAATGCTGTAAGTTCATATTACTACAGGGAATATTAAGAGgatctttccccttccttttttatgtagaagaaaaatgacTGAGTATTTTTGCATCTTAAATTGGATAATAGACCCTGTAGCTGCAGGGGagacaaaatacacaatgtgaACCTTGTTTCCATAGGTAATGGATCTGAAAGCTTTTCAAAACCTGCTGTTTGCATTATTACTTTCATCAGGTGGGGCCCTGTTAGTGGCCCATGGTTTGTTGTTCTAGTTGAAGAGGCTCTTGGCAGTCTTTTCAAGTTTCAGCTGAGAATAGTAAGAGTTTACTGAACCACACTTAAAAATTTTTCATTAGCATTTGCTTTTTGATAGTAAATACTTAGTAAGAGTGTGCTCATTGCTCTTATGCTTTTTTTGTCTGTTGAAGACCGATGTACAGCAATAATTTTTGTTCCTGCTGTGGCTGAAACTGGAAATCAGTTTGGTCAATACTCACTGAattctgcttgcttttcttgCTTACAAACAGATGTTGTCTGAAGCAGCTCCAGGAAAAGTGCGCATTGTTCATGGTGATATCCTGACATATAAGATGGAGAATGCTTTTCCAAAGCTCTTAAAAAAGAACTGGGAGGATGGTTAGTATTTGGATTTCATTTTTTAAGGCTTCTGAGTTAGCCCAAACTGTGATGATACAGTTGGAGTTCACTCAGTGCAGGGCTTACTCTCTTCTGGTATGTTTTGAAGGTAAGGAGAGACTATctaactgtatttttttatagaaggagacagaaaaaatGTGGAATTTGTGTGACATTCACTTCAGTaaacagtgaagaacttttcaATTAGAGTGTGTTGACTGTACTGTAATGGCTCTTGGAAAGTGTAAAATCAAATGGTATActtctttcccattttttttcctcattttgaaGAAAGCCACAGGCATGTTGTTCCACTAACATTTCTGTAATTTGCTTTGAAACCTTTAGGAAATTTGTTCCCAGATATTTAATTTTAGCATTGCCTTGGAGTCAGAGGGATACCTTTGCCAAAATTAGAATCTGCTCACGTTTTTTTTGTGTGAGTTTTTCGTTTGTTtggctgttgggtttttttttgtgagtttatttggttggttggtttagggTATTTTTGTGAGGTTCTCATAGGATTccatttcatctttctttttacaCGTGTATTGTTAAATAAATGAGAAATGACCTCTCATTCCCATTTCCGAGATTTCTGAATTTAAGATAGGGTCACTGTCTGCAATATCCAAAGAACAGTAAACTGCTTTCTGACTTCAGACATAAAAGACCATGCCACATTATGTTCACCTTGAAAAAATCCATGCTGTGTTTGCCTCATTGCAAAACTAAGCTGAGCAAATGCATGTGTAAAGGTGTAGTGCAATTTTGATATCTCTTTCTTGAACATAGATGAAAATCATTGTCTTTGGAGCTACCTAGTTAGAGGTAAGAGATACGTTTTTCTGTATTACTGTCATAGGAAAATCTGAAAGgccaatggttttaaaataatacTTGGCCATCTCTGATCTATGTGTACTATGGCGAATACACTGGAAATACAGCAGCCTAAAAAATGCATAATAAGTAAAGCACGCCAGAAAACTGACATGATTTTTATATTATGATCTCTTATTCATGTTATCAAATGCTGTAGTATCTAAGAAACAAAgcacttgcttttgttttgtccACTTCTGTTGCCCTCCTGCTTAGACATAATCATCCCCACTAATGAAACACTTTCTTGGTGTTGTACAACATACATAGGCTGATATGATCTGTAACTGAAAAATACATACCACTTCTTATGGCTAAGTCATAAGACCTTTCAATTTCAGAGGACTCTGTACAGAAGGGGAGTTCTGTCCAGTTTGAGTTAGGTAATAGTTCTGGAGATTATGAAGACTCAGGTTCCTGGAAGAATGTGTTTGACAGACGAATGTGCGTGGCTATTTACTCTGTATCCCTAGACGTAGTCTAAATCATGGAAACACTGTtgtaattttgcttttcttatagTTTTGCTCTTCTGGAGTAGCTCAGCTGCAATCTCCTGATTAACTGAACGCTACTGATTTATTCAAATGTAAATGAGAACCAGATTTAACCACTTTTTTTCCAACTAATTACTGAGAATAGTAACACAGTTTTGTCAGTGTAAGACAAGTGTAAATGGAAGGGCATAAATTTGGCATGGCATGATAAAAattggttttgtattttaagTCTGTGTTGATATGAACACATCTTTCCTAGTTATATGTTATTTCATGGCAAAATCTCACCCAAAACTTTTTGACAGTTGCTTTTCTTCCATCAAACATTAACAGAGCCACCAGATATCCATATCATTGGGAATCTGCCCTTCAGTGTTTCAACTCCTCTAATTGTCAAATGGCTTGAAAATGTTTCCAAAAAGGACGGACCTTTTATTTATGGCAGGACACAGATGACATTGACTTTTCAGAAGGAAGTTGCAGAGGTAAGACGATAGTGTTTTCCAAAATTTTACAGATGGTAAATTAGACAAAAAGTTCTTTACATGCAACCTTCTTTTTTTATAATACAAACCCAATCTTAATTGGCTTAAAGAGGAAAGAGTCGGTTCAATTTCTAGTCTGTGTGGCTGTAAATGATGAATTTTAATGTTGACTTATTTGCTTGCATCCTTTCACAGCAcataaatattatttctttaaaaattccTTATGGATGGCTATATTTCCTTGAGGTGTTTAATCagtttttttctgaagtctaATTTCATTGATATTAAAAGATTCTACAGCACTTTCCTGTAGAAAGTTTTACATATCTTTTCTCTCAGTCATTCATGCACAGTTTCATCAATCTGTTTTTCCTTACCTTTCAGGCATCTCAAGAAAcacattaattaaaaacaacttttttGGAAGGACACCTTCCtt
It encodes:
- the TFB1M gene encoding dimethyladenosine transferase 1, mitochondrial isoform X2, which translates into the protein MAAPGKAAAFRLPPLPTVGEIIKLFKLKAQKQLSQNFLLDLRLTDKIVKQAGVLRNAYVCEVGPGPGGITRSILSAGVEQLLLIEKDSRFIPGLQMLSEAAPGKVRIVHGDILTYKMENAFPKLLKKNWEDEPPDIHIIGNLPFSVSTPLIVKWLENVSKKDGPFIYGRTQMTLTFQKEVAERLTANAGGKQRSRLSIMAQHLCTVENCFVIPGQAFVPKPEVDVAVVHFTPLVQPKIQQPFKLVEKVVQSVFQFRRKYCVRGIATLFPESGRLERTEQLMMTANVDPTLRPYQLSMSQFRNLCNTYRKMCDEDPSLFVYNYREELRQRKKMRNPFDESTSQPEKPEEENQL
- the TFB1M gene encoding dimethyladenosine transferase 1, mitochondrial isoform X1 translates to MAAPGKAAAFRLPPLPTVGEIIKLFKLKAQKQLSQNFLLDLRLTDKIVKQAGVLRNAYVCEVGPGPGGITRSILSAGVEQLLLIEKDSRFIPGLQMLSEAAPGKVRIVHGDILTYKMENAFPKLLKKNWEDEPPDIHIIGNLPFSVSTPLIVKWLENVSKKDGPFIYGRTQMTLTFQKEVAERLTANAGGKQRSRLSIMAQHLCTVENCFVIPGQAFVPKPEVDVAVVHFTPLVQPKIQQPFKLVEKVVQSVFQFRRKYCVRGIAEELRQRKKMRNPFDESTSQPEKPEEENQL